One window from the genome of Asterias rubens chromosome 11, eAstRub1.3, whole genome shotgun sequence encodes:
- the LOC117296920 gene encoding uncharacterized protein LOC117296920, whose amino-acid sequence MDIPRGRCWRCEEKLPSGRVMYCDYCPQPVYCDAACRERDRIRHRAVECEVFGTKKCSECGCQDDVKECAQCSNAWYCNRECQVSNWKEHKQACSALKSTIKSLASMLGRRNTSIGETERTSDPPYYFGNTIARDFLRLLDIEWSDEKVKRELARDFHVLSAGCGDLRSTVLTVGSLPDEYTGKLYITLNDFDPFVMARNVLFLYMLARFADTEGIESSLTTIWYSLHIKKKEFDLIVTCLDELIPMDMNNLRNSCKGLINVHGLDMEYLRQVWQGWRSLNCQRDQKTSINLRKQRREIFAKEDERAIPTYLSKLSKKDKKLMESWFDHGLFLPSEVHQSTIPFDNPTLTGRTSLATFYACDSANVRKAKQKAHGLKAPEEYTFQYCIRADSFPFMVWDCLRVKESVPRPGSSPMVMYHTYVTSLLLKMKSLITQERLCLHVSLANCLDFPNHHKNLRLPNYDRIFTSNLVDYVGFAKILRTFKPLLNRQNTFSAIVTETTNWFLCTPGADVMSCQDSKDYVNCVSKDYSDTRKANPFCNPREYFNSTPHFLAFLRADIMGGGLSIDASENIPSLNAAMTYNGMQMNDFRKTLNRLVPFQYRVNARDLTMMNGADRAVEWYLPQPKPKTLPPLPDHD is encoded by the exons ATGGATATTCCACGCGGACGATGCTGGCGTTGCGAGGAGAAGCTTCCCTCAGGCCGCGTCATGTACTGCGACTACTGCCCTCAGCCGGTGTACTGCGATGCGGCATGCAGGGAGAGAGATCGCATCAGACACCGTGCCGTAGAGTGCGAGGTGTTCGGCACCAAGAAGTGCAGCGAGTGCGGATGTCAAGATGATGTCAAAGAG TGTGCACAGTGCAGCAATGCATGGTACTGTAACAGGGAGTGTCAAGTGAGCAACTGGAAAGAGCATAAACAAGCATGCAGTGCGCTGAAGTCAACCATCAAGTCACTGGCTTCTATGTTGGGCAGAAGAAACACTAGTATAGGAGAGACCGAGAGGACCTCTGACCCGCCGTATTACTTCGGAAACACCATCGCAAGGGATTTTCTCAGGCTCCTCGACATCGAATGGTCTGACGAGAAGGTCAAGAGGGAGCTGGCGAGAGATTTCCATGTGCTGTCAGCTGGATGCGGAGACCTACGAAGCACTGTACTGACGGTCGGCTCGCTGCCGGACGAATACACCGGGAAACTTTACATCACCCTGAATGACTTTGATCCCTTCGTCATGGCGAGGAATGTCTTGTTCCTCTACATGCTGGCTCGTTTTGCAGACACTGAGGGAATTGAGAGCAGTCTGACTACCATCTGGTACTCCCTCCACATTAAAAAGAAAGAGTTCGACCTAATCGTCACATGCCTGGATGAGCTCATTCCGATGGATATGAACAATCTCCGTAATTCTTGTAAAGGATTGATCAATGTTCATGGTTTAGACATGGAATATCTTCGCCAGGTCTGGCAAGGTTGGCGCTCTTTAAACTGCCAACGTGACCAGAAAACGTCGATCAACCTTCGGAAACAGAGACGGGAGATTTTTGCAAAGGAAGACGAAAGAGCAATCCCAACATATCTTTCTAAGCTAAGCAAGAAGGATAAGAAACTGATGGAAAGTTGGTTTGACCATGGGTTGTTCTTACCTTCGGAAGTTCACCAAAGTACAATACCTTTTGATAACCCGACGCTAACAGGGCGGACGAGTTTAGCAACCTTTTATGCTTGCGATTCCGCTAATGTGCGTAAGGCGAAACAAAAGGCTCATGGTCTGAAAGCTCCAGAGGAGTACACGTTCCAGTACTGCATCAGAGCAGATTCGTTCCCCTTTATGGTGTGGGATTGCTTGAGGGTGAAAGAGTCCGTGCCCAGACCTGGCTCCTCCCCGATGGTGATGTACCACACCTACGTGACTAGTCTCCTCCTCAAGATGAAATCGCTCATCACTCAGGAAAGGCTTTGTCTACATGTGTCTCTGGCAAACTGTCTGGACTTTCCCAACCATCATAAGAACTTACGATTACCAAACTACGATCGGATCTTCACCTCAAATCTTGTTGACTACGTCGGCTTTGCTAAGATCCTCCGTACCTTCAAGCCATTGCTGAATCGCCAGAACACTTTCTCGGCCATCGTAACGGAGACGACCAACTGGTTTCTGTGTACACCAGGCGCTGACGTCATGTCCTGCCAAGACTCTAAAGACTATGTGAACTGCGTCAGTAAGGATTACTCCGACACCAGGAAGGCGAATCCGTTCTGTAATCCACGTGAGTACTTCAACAGCACCCCTCACTTCCTAGCGTTTCTTCGGGCCGACATCATGGGAGGCGGCCTCAGCATAGACGCCTCTGAGAATATCCCTTCACTCAACGCTGCGATGACGTACAATGGTATGCAGATGAACGACTTCCGGAAGACTCTGAATAGACTTGTACCATTCCAGTACAGAGTGAATGCCCGCGATCTGACCATGATGAATGGTGCAGACAGGGCTGTTGAGTGGTACCTACCACAACCAAAACCAAAAACCTTGCCCCCTCTCCCCGATCATGATTAA